Proteins encoded within one genomic window of Fragaria vesca subsp. vesca linkage group LG1, FraVesHawaii_1.0, whole genome shotgun sequence:
- the LOC101313543 gene encoding uncharacterized protein LOC101313543: protein MASTQLSDQVFRPIPAVCVSLRRLSTTKANKLPCHPRSKALKHKHLGLQTRQNYSKWAVRLSLVDQSPPKSTVDMERVVDFLYQDLVHLFDDQGIDRTAYDERVKFRDPITKHDSITGYLLNIAFLKTVFTPKFQLHWVKQSGPYEITTRWTMVMKFVPLPWKPELIFTGTSVMGINPETGKFCSHVDFWDSIKKNDYFSVEGLLDVFKQLRIYKTPDLETPKYDILKRTANYEVRKYSPFIVVEGSADKLSGSAGFNDVTGYIFGKNSKMEKIPMTTPVFTEASDAEFSKVSIKVCLPLDKDLSSLPDPNAETISLKKMEEGIAAVIKFSGKPTEDVVREKENLLRASLIRDGLKPKAGCMLARYNDPGRTWSFIMRNEVLIWLEEFTLE, encoded by the exons ATGGCTAGCACACAGCTTTCCGACCAAGTTTTCAGGCCTATCCCCGCCGTGTGCGTCAGTTTACGGCGGCTGAGCACCACCAAAGCGAATAAACTACCATGCCATCCACGTTCCAAAGCCTTGAAACACAAACACTTGGGGCTTCAAACAAGGCAAAACTACTCAAAGTGGGCTGTTAGACTTAGCTTAGTAGACCAAAGCCCGCCAAAATCAACCGTCGACATGGAAAGGGTGGTCGATTTTCTGTACCAGGATTTAGTTCACTTGTTTGATGATCAAGGAATTGATCGGACGGCGTATGATGAACGTGTGAAGTTCAGGGATCCAATCACCAAGCATGATTCTATAACTGGCTATTTGTTGAACATTGCCTTCTTGAAGACAGTCTTCACTCCCAAGTTCCAGTTGCACTGGGTAAAACAG TCAGGACCATATGAAATCACTACAAGGTGGACTATGGTTATGAAGTTCGTCCCTCTGCCTTGGAAACCAGAATTGATCTTCACTGGTACTTCTGTTATGGGAATCAACCCCGAAACTGGGAAGTTCTGCAGCCATGTG GACTTCTGGGATTCCATTAAGAAGAATGACTATTTTTCTGTAGAAGGTTTGTTAGATGTATTCAAGCAG CTGAGGATTTACAAAACTCCAGACTTGGAAACACCAAAATATGACATACTAAAGAGAACAGCAAATTATGAG GTAAGAAAGTACTCCCCTTTTATAGTGGTAGAAGGAAGTGCAGACAAGCTGTCTGGATCAGCTGGTTTCAATGATGTTACTGG GTACATCTTTGGAAAGAACTCAAAAATGGAAAAGATACCAATGACAACTCCGGTGTTCACTGAGGCATCTGATGCTGAATTTTCCAAAGTATCCATCAAAGTATGTCTTCCACTTGACAAGGATTTAAGCAG TTTACCAGATCCTAATGCAGAAACAATTAGCTTGAAAAAAATGGAAGAAGGCATTGCTGCTGTTATCAAGTTTAGTGGGAAGCCTACCGAAGATGTTGTTCGTGAAAAGGAGAATTTGCTGCGTGCTAGTCTTATCAGAGATGGTCTCAAACCTAAGGCCGGGTGTATGCTTGCTCGTTACAATGACCCTGGCCGAACTTGGAGCTTTATAATG AGAAATGAAGTGCTGATATGGCTGGAGGAATTCACATTGGAGTAG
- the LOC101313832 gene encoding F-box protein At4g22390-like encodes MCDDECYEVAIKEAVMNAFRVVGTCNGLVLLADDLEDYGYTFVVWNPSIRRYVTLPKSTMRFSRQGTYVGPVGLGYDAVGNDYKVVRLTTLFKKENPCRPDIWPTSVEVYSLAKGIWSTVSPPQCIVLHYSAAQVFVNGALHWMAKHCHWIDEMVHIDSFILTFDVAAESFGEIMLPKGFESEEAQLSTLSDSGDRNSIALFVRNEVPGAFGLEYWVMKEYSEEKSWTKLMVFGPHDRWINVPRVLCFRRSGEVMLLLKDGHTVSLDIVSEEFKHLGMYGGDLSSVHSYEESLVLLERKDVVSY; translated from the exons ATGTGTGACGACGAGTGCTATGAAG TAGCTATCAAGGAAGCAGTCATGAATGCTTTTCGTGTTGTGGGTACTTGTAATGGGCTGGTTTTGCTGGCTGATGATTTGGAGGATTACGGTTACACCTTTGTTGTATGGAACCCTAGTATAAGAAGGTATGTGACCCTTCCCAAGTCCACTATGAGGTTTTCGAGGCAAGGTACGTATGTTGGTCCGGTTGGTCTGGGTTATGATGCTGTTGGTAATGACTATAAGGTTGTGAGACTTACCACCCTTTTTAAGAAAGAGAATCCTTGTCGGCCTGATATTTGGCCCACTTCAGTTGAGGTTTATTCACTCGCCAAGGGCATTTGGAGCACGGTCAGTCCTCCTCAATGTATTGTTCTTCATTACTCCGCTGCTCAGGTTTTCGTCAATGGGGCACTTCACTGGATGGCTAAGCATTGCCATTGGATAGATGAGATGGTACATATAGACTCTTTCATTTTGACATTTGATGTGGCTGCTGAGTCATTTGGAGAGATAATGTTGCCCAAGGGCTTCGAATCAGAGGAGGCACAGTTGTCTACGTTGTCTGATTCTGGAGATAGAAATTCTATTGCTCTGTTTGTGAGGAATGAGGTTCCGGGTGCTTTTGGTCTTGAATATTGGGTAATGAAAGAGTACAGTGAGGAGAAATCATGGACAAAGTTGATGGTTTTTGGTCCACATGATCGGTGGATAAATGTACCCAGGGTATTGTGTTTTAGGAGGAGTGGTGAAGTGATGTTGTTACTTAAGGATGGCCATACAGTTTCACTTGACATTGTGAGCGAAGAATTTAAACATCTAGGGATGTATGGAGGGGACCTTAGCTCTGTTCACTCTTATGAAGAGAGCCTTGTCTTGCTTGAAAGGAAAGATGTTGTTTCTTACTGA
- the LOC101302787 gene encoding pentatricopeptide repeat-containing protein At1g31430-like — protein sequence MLNKTSCIHLIQSCKSMKQLKQIQTQMFILGLHQCKATLNKLMVFCTDPSLRDIHYAEKVFTHIQSPGLFIYNVMIKALAKRKRFKSVIELFRKLREDGLWPDSFTYPFACKAIGGLGDAREGEKIHGFAVKNGFRFDTYVCNSLIYMYAELGQVHNAMNLFDGIPERDVVSWNVMISGCVGCMRFREAVSVFRRMRKESNVKPDEATVVSTLSACAALKDLELGKEVHDYVRAELEFSAIIGNAALDMYAKCGCLSEARKVFDEIRVRNVMCWTSMVCGYVNCGMLDEARELFDRSPAKDVVLWTAMMNGYVQYNQFDEAVALFQEMQFRGVRVDKFTIVALLTGCAQLGALEQGKWIHKYIDEIGIKIDAIVGTALIEMFAKCGCIGKSLEIFNALNEKDAATWTSMICALAMNGMTSKALELFSKMKQVRINPDDITFIGVLSACSHGGLVDEGQNLFDSMRKDYGMEPKLEHYGCLIDLLGRAGLLREAEELIDSIPSENNKIIVPLYSALLGACRIHGNVDMSERVAKRLSDIESSGSSSHTLLANIYADAERWEDVTKVRRRMRDLGVKKMPGCSSVEINGVIHEFLVSDSSHSQMEQIDSMLHRLKNPVLLLDENYRLETEISINL from the coding sequence ATGCTAAACAAAACATCATGCATCCATCTCATTCAGAGCTGCAAATCCATGAAGCAGCTCAAACAGATCCAAACCCAGATGTTCATCCTTGGACTACACCAATGCAAAGCCACCCTGAACAAGCTCATGGTCTTCTGCACAGACCCTTCTCTCCGAGACATACATTACGCCGAGAAAGTCTTCACTCACATCCAATCTCCGGGTTTGTTCATCTACAATGTAATGATCAAGGCCTTAGCGAAAAGAAAAAGATTCAAAAGTGTCATTGAGCTCTTTCGGAAGTTGAGGGAAGATGGCTTGTGGCCCGATAGTTTCACGTACCCATTTGCTTGTAAAGCCATTGGAGGCTTGGGAGACGCTCGAGAAGGTGAGAAGATTCATGGGTTTGCGGTAAAGAATGGGTTTCGGTTCGATACATATGTGTGTAACTCACTGATTTACATGTATGCGGAATTGGGTCAAGTTCATAATGCGATGAACTTGTTTGATGGAATCCCTGAGAGAGATGTGGTTTCTTGGAATGTTATGATCTCAGGGTGTGTTGGGTGTATGAGGTTTAGGGAGGCGGTGAGTGTGTTTAGGAGGATGAGAAAAGAGAGCAATGTGAAGCCGGATGAGGCTACGGTTGTAAGCACGCTTTCGGCTTGCGCTGCGCTGAAAGATTTGGAGCTTGGTAAGGAAGTTCATGACTATGTTAGAGCTGAGCTTGAGTTTAGTGCTATAATCGGAAATGCGGCGTTGGATATGTATGCTAAGTGTGGCTGTTTGAGTGAAGCAAGGAAAGTTTTCGATGAAATTAGGGTGAGAAATGTCATGTGTTGGACTAGTATGGTGTGTGGGTATGTGAATTGTGGTATGCTGGATGAGGCTAGAGAGTTGTTTGATAGGAGTCCTGCTAAGGATGTTGTTCTATGGACAGCTATGATGAATGGGTATGTACAATATAACCAATTCGATGAGGCAGTTGCTCTATTCCAAGAAATGCAATTTAGAGGAGTTCGAGTGGATAAATTCACAATTGTTGCCCTCCTCACAGGTTGTGCTCAGTTGGGAGCATTAGAGCAAGGCAAATGGATTCACAAATACATAGACGAAATTGGAATCAAGATTGATGCAATTGTTGGTACTGCTCTTATAGAAATGTTTGCAAAATGTGGGTGCATAGGCAAGTCTCTGGAGATTTTCAATGCATTGAATGAAAAAGATGCAGCCACTTGGACTTCAATGATCTGCGCGCTTGCAATGAATGGAATGACAAGCAAAGCGCTCGAGCTGTTCTCCAAAATGAAGCAAGTCAGGATCAACCCTGATGATATCACCTTCATTGGTGTCTTGAGTGCTTGTAGTCATGGAGGATTGGTTGACGAAGGACAAAATTTGTTCGACTCCATGAGAAAGGACTATGGGATGGAGCCAAAGCTAGAACATTACGGATGTCTGATTGACCTTCTTGGTCGTGCTGGACTCCTACGCGAGGCAGAGGAGTTGATAGATAGTATTCCAAGTGAAAACAATAAGATTATAGTTCCACTTTACAGTGCTTTACTCGGTGCTTGCAGAATCCATGGCAATGTTGACATGAGTGAAAGGGTGGCCAAAAGACTTTCGGATATTGAGTCCAGCGGCTCGAGTTCTCACACGCTTCTGGCCAACATCTACGCAGATGCTGAGAGATGGGAAGATGTAACAAAGGTGAGGAGGAGAATGAGAGATCTCGGAGTTAAGAAGATGCCTGGGTGCAGTTCTGTTGAGATTAATGGCGTTATCCATGAGTTCCTTGTTAGTGATTCATCTCACTCACAAATGGAACAGATAGACTCTATGTTGCATAGATTGAAAAACCCAGTTTTGCTTTTAGATGAGAATTATAGACTAGAAACAGAAATCTCAATAAATTTATGA